In Roseovarius indicus, one genomic interval encodes:
- a CDS encoding L,D-transpeptidase, which produces MKSSLPNLAASAGLVLLTSCAATTPDPEPVPAPPDPVYGPVEDAGRTIPAVPEAALSARNRRQEVDYWTDEAPGTIVVDPYARFLYLVLEDHRALRYGVAVGEQGRGFSGEAVIPFKREWPRWTPTPNMLRRDPELYEPVRNGMEGGLDNPLGARALYLFKGGRDTLYRIHGTTNPFSIGKAVSLREIYSVSFRKSKYRKASLGEHSNAVLHATFEWPSLPPQTWTPS; this is translated from the coding sequence AAATCCAGCCTGCCCAACCTTGCCGCCTCCGCCGGCCTTGTCCTGCTCACGTCCTGTGCCGCCACCACGCCCGACCCTGAACCCGTCCCCGCGCCTCCAGACCCGGTCTATGGCCCGGTCGAGGATGCCGGCCGGACCATTCCGGCCGTCCCCGAGGCCGCGCTGAGCGCGCGCAACCGGCGCCAGGAAGTGGACTACTGGACCGACGAGGCGCCAGGCACCATCGTCGTCGATCCCTATGCACGGTTCCTGTACCTCGTGCTCGAGGACCACCGGGCGTTGCGCTACGGCGTCGCCGTTGGCGAGCAGGGCCGGGGCTTCTCAGGGGAGGCGGTGATCCCGTTCAAGCGCGAATGGCCCCGCTGGACCCCTACGCCGAACATGCTGCGCCGCGATCCCGAGCTCTACGAACCCGTGCGAAACGGCATGGAGGGCGGGCTCGACAACCCGCTCGGCGCGCGGGCGCTCTACCTCTTCAAGGGCGGGCGCGACACGCTCTACCGGATCCACGGCACGACCAATCCCTTTTCGATCGGCAAGGCCGTCTCCCTGCGTGAAATATACTCAGTTAGCTTCCGCAAATCAAAGTATCGTAAGGCTTCGTTGGGAGAGCATTCAAACGCCGTGCTCCACGCTACCTTCGAATGGCCCTCATTGCCCC